One window from the genome of Streptomyces sp. WZ-12 encodes:
- a CDS encoding integrase core domain-containing protein: MRLSVGRTGQCWDNTLAESFFATIKRELLGTDPWPSRALAARTAVFDFIEGWYNSRRLHGSLGYRSPAEYEAAITA; encoded by the coding sequence ATCCGGCTCTCGGTCGGCCGCACCGGCCAGTGCTGGGACAACACGCTCGCCGAATCCTTCTTCGCCACCATCAAACGGGAGTTGCTCGGAACGGACCCATGGCCCAGCCGTGCACTCGCAGCCCGAACGGCGGTCTTCGACTTCATCGAGGGTTGGTATAACTCGCGTCGTCTGCACGGCAGCCTCGGCTACCGCAGTCCCGCCGAATACGAAGCCGCTATCACGGCCTGA
- a CDS encoding DUF5131 family protein translates to MSDRSSIEWTEATWNPTTGCDRVSSGCDNCYALTLAKRLRAMGAAKYQNDGDPRTSGPGFGVTLHPDALDVPYRWKSPRTVFVNSMSDLFHAKVPLSFVRQVFQVMADTPQHTYQVLTKRARRLRQVAPRLEWPANLWMGVSVETEKELTRVDDLRQVPAAVRFLSCEPLLGPLPGLRLDGIHWVIAGGESGPGHRPLDEAWVTQIRDTCQDAGVAFFFKQWGGRTPKTGGRLLEGRTWDQMPLPTAA, encoded by the coding sequence GTGAGCGACCGCAGTTCGATCGAGTGGACCGAGGCGACCTGGAATCCGACGACCGGCTGCGACCGGGTCTCTTCCGGCTGCGACAACTGCTACGCCCTGACCCTGGCGAAGCGGCTGAGGGCGATGGGCGCGGCGAAGTACCAAAACGATGGTGACCCGCGTACGTCCGGGCCCGGGTTCGGAGTCACGCTGCACCCGGACGCCCTGGACGTCCCCTACAGGTGGAAGAGTCCGCGAACCGTGTTCGTGAACTCCATGTCCGACCTGTTCCACGCGAAGGTGCCGCTCAGCTTCGTCCGACAGGTCTTCCAGGTCATGGCCGACACTCCGCAGCACACCTACCAGGTCCTGACCAAGCGCGCCCGGCGCCTGCGGCAGGTCGCCCCGAGGCTGGAGTGGCCGGCCAACCTCTGGATGGGGGTGTCGGTGGAGACCGAGAAGGAACTGACGCGCGTCGATGATCTGCGCCAAGTTCCCGCGGCTGTGCGGTTCCTGTCCTGCGAGCCCCTGCTGGGCCCGCTGCCCGGCCTGCGCCTGGACGGCATCCACTGGGTCATCGCCGGCGGCGAGTCCGGTCCCGGGCACCGGCCTCTCGACGAGGCATGGGTAACCCAGATCCGCGACACCTGCCAGGACGCCGGCGTCGCGTTCTTCTTCAAACAGTGGGGTGGCCGCACCCCGAAGACCGGCGGTCGACTGCTGGAGGGGCGCACCTGGGACCAGATGCCGCTGCCGACGGCGGCCTGA
- a CDS encoding HAAS signaling domain-containing protein, with protein sequence MKTPADPVRDYLSAVEREACALPADRRQELLADLAEHIEVTRAERPHATISKVLAELGDPRTIAATALTEAGNGTAAASTSRSDGAPARRGKVHPLVPLLMLPLTMAFVMVFPAQPGPLICFLFRITGVIFLCTSAHWTAVQKTTGVLLAAVVPTAIIATANLSGGGPTAGTPAFLTNLAVLALMAGTAAWLWRARRV encoded by the coding sequence GTGAAGACCCCCGCCGACCCCGTACGCGACTACCTCTCCGCCGTCGAGCGCGAAGCCTGCGCACTGCCCGCCGACCGCCGCCAAGAACTCCTCGCCGACCTCGCCGAACACATCGAGGTGACACGCGCCGAACGCCCCCATGCGACGATCAGCAAGGTCCTGGCGGAGCTGGGAGACCCCCGCACGATCGCGGCAACGGCACTGACTGAGGCAGGGAACGGGACCGCCGCGGCCTCGACCTCTCGCAGTGACGGTGCACCCGCCCGGCGCGGCAAGGTGCACCCCCTGGTCCCGCTCCTGATGCTCCCCCTCACGATGGCCTTCGTCATGGTCTTCCCCGCCCAACCCGGCCCGCTGATCTGCTTCCTGTTCCGCATCACCGGCGTGATATTCCTGTGCACCTCAGCGCACTGGACTGCCGTCCAAAAGACCACCGGCGTCCTGCTCGCCGCCGTCGTGCCGACCGCCATCATCGCCACCGCGAACCTCTCCGGCGGCGGCCCAACAGCCGGCACCCCGGCCTTCCTGACCAACCTGGCAGTGCTCGCCCTCATGGCCGGCACGGCAGCATGGCTCTGGCGAGCCCGCCGCGTCTGA
- a CDS encoding putative leader peptide, producing the protein MLTSALLTTRGHIDLLRVASAACRHRGHCCY; encoded by the coding sequence ATGTTGACGTCAGCCCTGCTCACCACGCGCGGTCACATCGACCTGCTGCGGGTGGCGTCCGCCGCGTGTCGTCACCGCGGCCACTGTTGTTACTGA
- a CDS encoding LLM class flavin-dependent oxidoreductase has translation MSVHLHWFLPTGGDGRTLVDRHAYTDGGIRRDRITPVSGVRAPDVEYLAQIAKAAEQLGFEAVLTPTGTWCEDAWLTTMALSQVTERLKFLVAFRPGVISPVLAAQMAATFQRVSRGRLLLNVVTGGDSTEQRRFGDRLDHDQRYARTDEFLQVVRGVWGGVPFDFRGEHYQVEGGLTALPPDPLPEIFFGGSSPAAGPVAARNVDVYLTWGEPPEQVRQKVEWIRGLAEREGRTVRFGIRLHTIARDSSKEAWATANRLLDDLDPETIAAAQQALGKSESVGQQRMLALHGGSRDELEISPNLWAGVGLVRGGAGTALVGSHAEVADRIEEYHALGIEHFVLSGYPHLEEAYWFGEGVRPELAARGLLEAGPSPLAGVPAANGRPASAPGGAPLLVSGGR, from the coding sequence ATGTCCGTACACCTGCATTGGTTCCTGCCGACCGGCGGCGACGGGCGGACGCTCGTCGACCGGCACGCGTACACCGACGGGGGCATCCGGCGGGACCGGATCACCCCGGTCAGCGGGGTGCGCGCCCCGGACGTGGAGTATCTGGCGCAGATCGCCAAGGCCGCCGAGCAGTTGGGGTTCGAGGCGGTGCTCACCCCGACCGGTACGTGGTGCGAGGACGCCTGGCTGACGACGATGGCCCTGTCCCAGGTCACCGAGCGGCTGAAGTTCCTGGTGGCGTTCCGGCCGGGGGTGATCTCGCCGGTGCTGGCCGCGCAGATGGCGGCCACGTTCCAACGGGTCTCCCGGGGGCGGCTGCTGCTGAACGTGGTGACGGGCGGGGACTCCACCGAGCAGAGGCGGTTCGGGGACCGCCTCGACCACGATCAACGGTATGCCAGGACCGACGAGTTCCTCCAGGTCGTGCGGGGGGTGTGGGGCGGGGTGCCGTTCGACTTCCGGGGCGAGCACTACCAGGTCGAGGGCGGTCTGACGGCGCTGCCGCCGGACCCGCTGCCGGAGATCTTCTTCGGCGGGTCCTCGCCGGCGGCCGGGCCGGTGGCCGCGCGGAACGTCGATGTCTATCTGACCTGGGGCGAACCGCCGGAGCAGGTGCGGCAGAAGGTCGAGTGGATCCGCGGGTTGGCGGAGCGGGAGGGGCGGACGGTCCGGTTCGGGATCCGGCTGCACACCATCGCGCGGGACTCGTCGAAGGAGGCGTGGGCGACGGCGAACCGGCTGCTGGACGATCTCGATCCGGAGACCATCGCGGCCGCCCAACAGGCCCTGGGCAAGAGCGAGTCGGTGGGGCAGCAGCGGATGCTGGCGCTGCACGGCGGCTCGCGGGACGAGCTGGAGATCTCGCCGAACCTGTGGGCGGGGGTGGGGCTGGTGCGCGGTGGCGCCGGCACCGCGCTGGTCGGCAGTCACGCCGAGGTGGCGGACCGGATCGAGGAGTACCACGCGCTGGGCATCGAGCACTTCGTGCTGTCCGGGTACCCGCATCTGGAGGAGGCGTACTGGTTCGGGGAGGGGGTCCGGCCGGAGCTCGCCGCGCGCGGGCTGCTGGAGGCCGGGCCGTCGCCGCTGGCCGGGGTGCCGGCGGCGAACGGGCGGCCGGCGTCGGCTCCGGGCGGCGCTCCGCTGCTGGTGTCGGGCGGACGCTGA
- a CDS encoding ABC transporter ATP-binding protein, translating into MVREFGRRRVIDGLGLEIGAGEFVALLGRSGCGKSTLLRVLAGLDREIGGEVLVPRRRAVAFQAPRLMPWKRVWRNVLLGLPGRPRRDAAVRALEEVGLGHRADAWPKTLSGGEAQRASLARALVRDPDLLLLDEPFGALDALTRITAQRLVAELWRERGCAVLLVTHDVEEALLLADRVLVMEEGRIAYETEVSLPRAREVADPRFAELRARLLGRLGVADENDGPGAPPTPAEGAAQDGAPRGPRESRKRAVV; encoded by the coding sequence CTGGTAAGGGAGTTCGGTCGGCGACGGGTGATCGATGGGTTGGGGTTGGAGATCGGTGCCGGTGAGTTCGTGGCGCTGCTGGGGCGTAGTGGGTGCGGGAAGTCGACGTTGTTGCGGGTGTTGGCCGGGCTGGACCGGGAGATCGGGGGCGAGGTGCTGGTGCCGCGGCGCCGGGCGGTGGCGTTCCAGGCACCGCGGTTGATGCCGTGGAAGCGGGTCTGGCGGAACGTGCTGTTGGGGCTGCCCGGGCGACCCCGACGGGATGCTGCGGTACGGGCGCTGGAGGAGGTCGGGCTCGGGCATCGGGCGGATGCCTGGCCGAAGACGCTGTCCGGGGGTGAGGCGCAACGGGCCTCGCTGGCGCGGGCGTTGGTGCGCGATCCCGATCTGCTGTTGCTCGACGAGCCGTTCGGGGCGCTCGACGCGCTGACCCGGATCACGGCGCAGCGGCTGGTGGCCGAGCTGTGGCGGGAACGGGGCTGCGCGGTGCTGCTGGTCACCCATGACGTGGAGGAGGCGCTCCTGTTGGCCGATCGCGTGCTGGTGATGGAGGAGGGCCGGATCGCGTACGAGACGGAGGTGTCGCTGCCTCGGGCGCGGGAGGTCGCCGACCCGCGGTTCGCGGAGCTGCGCGCCCGGCTGCTGGGCCGGCTGGGCGTGGCCGACGAGAACGACGGGCCGGGTGCGCCGCCGACGCCGGCGGAGGGCGCGGCCCAGGACGGGGCGCCGCGCGGGCCACGGGAGTCGCGGAAGCGGGCGGTCGTCTGA
- a CDS encoding PadR family transcriptional regulator: protein MEPGDSTKQARAAAQLRKGVLEYCVLALMRDRPRYGVELLHALEDSGALATSQGTVYPLLSRLRRDDLVTTTWQESASGPPRRYYALTDNGRAALDEFTRLWPGFRNAVDAFLTNPNPPTGDPT, encoded by the coding sequence ATGGAACCAGGTGATTCGACCAAGCAGGCCCGGGCAGCCGCCCAACTGCGCAAGGGAGTCCTGGAGTACTGCGTACTCGCCCTGATGCGGGACCGCCCCCGCTACGGCGTGGAACTCCTCCACGCGCTGGAGGACTCCGGCGCCCTGGCCACCAGCCAGGGCACGGTCTACCCGCTGCTCTCCCGGCTTCGCCGCGACGACCTGGTCACCACGACCTGGCAGGAGTCCGCCTCCGGACCGCCCCGTCGCTACTACGCACTCACCGACAACGGCCGCGCCGCACTCGACGAGTTCACCCGCCTCTGGCCCGGATTCCGCAACGCCGTCGACGCCTTCCTGACCAACCCCAATCCCCCCACCGGAGATCCCACGTGA
- a CDS encoding NAD(P)-binding domain-containing protein, translated as MNHIGVREVEVVVIGAGQAGLAAAFHLRRSGYRPDRDVVVFDHSPRPGGAWQFRWPTLTYDTVHGMHALPGMALTDADPARPSAEVIAGYFAEYERRFGLRVHRPVSVTAVRDAGDGRLRVETSRGTYAARAVINATGTWDRPFWPRFPGQEGFRGRQLHSAQYRGPEEFRGARVVVVGGGTSAVQQLIEIAPVAAATTWVTRREPVFRSGPFGPDEGRAAVALVEERVRQGLPPRSVVSVTGLAMTETVRRAREGGVLDRLPLFARITPDGVAWDDGRTVEADALLYATGFRAALDHLAPLRLREAGGGIRLAGTRAERDPRVHLVGYGPSASTIGANRAGRAAVREIRRLLAGTEAAPPGPGQGSWGPEDPGPGPARALRGGGAGYAAGAAADSPTGTRLSSAARSLA; from the coding sequence ATGAACCACATCGGGGTGCGCGAGGTCGAGGTCGTGGTGATCGGCGCCGGGCAGGCGGGGCTGGCGGCCGCCTTCCACCTGCGGCGCAGCGGCTACCGCCCGGACCGGGATGTCGTGGTGTTCGACCACTCCCCCCGGCCGGGCGGCGCCTGGCAGTTCCGGTGGCCCACCCTCACCTACGACACGGTGCACGGCATGCACGCGCTGCCCGGCATGGCGCTGACCGACGCCGATCCGGCGCGGCCGTCGGCCGAGGTGATCGCCGGGTACTTCGCGGAGTACGAGCGGCGCTTCGGGCTGCGGGTGCACCGGCCGGTGAGCGTCACCGCGGTGCGGGACGCCGGCGACGGCCGACTCCGGGTGGAGACCTCGCGGGGGACGTACGCGGCGCGGGCCGTGATCAACGCGACCGGGACCTGGGACCGGCCGTTCTGGCCGCGGTTCCCGGGCCAGGAGGGTTTCCGCGGGCGGCAGTTGCACAGCGCGCAGTACCGCGGGCCGGAGGAGTTCCGCGGCGCCCGGGTGGTGGTGGTCGGGGGCGGCACCTCCGCCGTCCAGCAGTTGATCGAGATCGCGCCGGTCGCGGCGGCGACGACCTGGGTGACCCGGCGGGAGCCGGTGTTCCGCAGCGGGCCGTTCGGGCCGGACGAGGGGCGGGCCGCGGTGGCACTGGTCGAGGAGCGGGTCCGGCAGGGGCTGCCGCCGCGCAGCGTGGTGAGCGTGACCGGGCTGGCGATGACCGAGACGGTCCGGCGGGCCCGCGAGGGCGGCGTCCTGGACCGGCTCCCGCTCTTCGCGCGGATCACCCCCGACGGGGTGGCCTGGGACGACGGCCGCACCGTCGAGGCCGACGCGCTGCTCTACGCGACCGGGTTCCGGGCCGCCCTCGACCACCTGGCGCCGCTGCGGCTGCGCGAGGCGGGCGGCGGCATCCGGCTGGCCGGGACGCGGGCGGAGCGCGACCCCCGGGTGCACCTCGTCGGCTACGGGCCCTCGGCCAGCACCATCGGCGCCAACCGGGCGGGGCGGGCCGCGGTCCGGGAGATTCGGCGGCTGCTTGCGGGGACGGAGGCCGCGCCGCCGGGGCCCGGGCAGGGGAGTTGGGGCCCGGAGGACCCCGGTCCCGGCCCGGCCCGCGCGCTTCGGGGAGGCGGTGCCGGCTACGCGGCCGGGGCGGCGGCCGACTCCCCCACCGGGACGCGGCTGAGCTCGGCCGCCCGCAGCTTGGCGTAG
- a CDS encoding GNAT family N-acetyltransferase: MISSNVPGFTQIVSPHKITGELKQALVDCWTEVSNAGGAAGFPFPPVDVAEVIAALDRIIEDLAPTTSRLLITLADDTVAGWLNIRRDPHPLITHWGTLHHVQTRLSIRGQGVGAALMRRAHEVARDEMGLEQLHLAARGGVGLEGFYGRLGWKEIGRWPGALRLATGDDRDEVLMVLSPL; encoded by the coding sequence ATGATCAGTAGCAACGTCCCGGGGTTCACTCAGATCGTCAGCCCTCACAAGATCACTGGCGAGCTGAAGCAGGCCCTCGTGGATTGCTGGACCGAGGTGAGCAATGCGGGCGGGGCGGCCGGGTTTCCCTTCCCACCGGTGGACGTGGCCGAGGTCATCGCCGCACTCGACCGCATCATCGAGGATCTTGCCCCGACGACCAGCCGCCTGCTGATAACCCTGGCCGACGACACCGTTGCAGGCTGGCTGAACATCCGCCGCGACCCTCATCCGCTGATCACGCACTGGGGCACGCTTCACCACGTGCAGACCCGGCTCAGCATCCGGGGCCAGGGCGTAGGCGCGGCATTGATGCGTCGGGCCCATGAGGTCGCCCGTGACGAGATGGGTCTGGAGCAGCTGCACCTCGCCGCACGCGGTGGTGTCGGACTGGAAGGGTTCTACGGCCGGCTCGGCTGGAAGGAGATCGGCCGGTGGCCCGGCGCTCTACGGCTGGCCACCGGCGACGATCGCGACGAGGTCCTCATGGTCTTGTCGCCCCTGTGA
- the tcmP gene encoding three-Cys-motif partner protein TcmP: MGAAMSSGTGGGYWADKALPSVFKHDLLKRYLPQFGGMTGTQSHDKRVVYLDGYAGEGRYENGAPASAEIALRVASYLRGRPGLTLECFFSEPQARSFDRLQAVVQHYLARGVRAHAHRGEVDGVLDQVVARAVREPLFLFLDPCGLVLPQDRLVDVLARKRPQKRPATELLMNFSMMAVWRLGGHVRSPKGNEKSLQRFDDVCGGTWWREYFADAVAARGKAGAAEDAIEAVAAEYARRLARRTGMLVQSVPVSHSPRKRAVYRLVFATRSPYGLWVFGDTVARARTTWWQTLEDREDDDGALFSVASVTRPDPKEVETKAVPAIAENLATLLARIRRPIKVVDHTLEVFGSYYGQVTEPVVRQAVRLLHEQGRTPSNGVGVKKVREITVSPGNLAA; the protein is encoded by the coding sequence GTGGGGGCTGCGATGTCGTCGGGTACGGGCGGGGGCTACTGGGCGGACAAAGCGCTGCCCAGCGTGTTCAAACACGATCTTCTCAAGCGGTACTTGCCGCAGTTCGGGGGAATGACGGGTACTCAGTCCCACGACAAGCGCGTGGTCTACCTCGACGGGTACGCGGGAGAAGGCCGCTACGAGAACGGCGCGCCGGCGTCCGCGGAGATCGCTCTGAGGGTGGCCTCGTACCTGCGCGGCAGGCCTGGGCTCACGCTGGAGTGCTTCTTCTCCGAGCCCCAGGCACGCTCGTTCGACCGCTTACAAGCGGTCGTGCAGCACTACCTGGCTCGCGGTGTCAGGGCGCATGCTCATCGTGGTGAGGTCGACGGCGTGCTCGACCAGGTCGTCGCGCGCGCCGTGAGGGAACCGCTGTTCCTGTTCCTGGACCCGTGCGGGCTGGTCCTGCCGCAGGACCGTCTCGTCGACGTCTTGGCGCGCAAGCGCCCGCAGAAGCGTCCGGCGACCGAGCTGTTGATGAACTTCAGCATGATGGCCGTCTGGCGCCTGGGCGGACACGTTCGCTCCCCCAAGGGCAACGAGAAGTCCCTTCAACGGTTCGACGACGTGTGTGGCGGGACTTGGTGGCGGGAGTACTTCGCCGACGCCGTGGCCGCCCGCGGCAAGGCCGGCGCGGCCGAAGACGCCATCGAGGCCGTGGCGGCCGAGTACGCCCGCCGGTTGGCGCGGCGCACCGGGATGCTCGTGCAGTCGGTGCCGGTGTCGCACTCGCCACGCAAACGGGCCGTGTACCGGCTGGTGTTCGCCACCCGCAGCCCCTACGGCCTGTGGGTCTTCGGTGACACCGTGGCCCGGGCGCGTACCACGTGGTGGCAGACGCTCGAGGACCGTGAAGACGATGATGGTGCGCTGTTCTCCGTGGCCTCGGTCACTCGCCCGGATCCGAAGGAAGTCGAGACTAAGGCGGTGCCGGCGATCGCTGAGAATCTGGCGACGCTGCTGGCGCGGATCAGGCGCCCCATCAAGGTGGTCGACCACACCCTGGAGGTCTTCGGGTCCTACTACGGGCAGGTCACCGAGCCGGTGGTGCGCCAGGCCGTACGGCTCCTGCACGAGCAGGGCAGGACGCCCAGCAACGGGGTGGGTGTGAAGAAGGTTCGGGAGATCACCGTCTCCCCCGGGAACCTCGCCGCTTGA
- a CDS encoding alpha/beta hydrolase, with the protein MVSIHVSDFYKEWATRSGDVIDAAAGEGPGSLEDVRLAYRKFFQDSFPAPDGVAFHAVDADGVAAERAITAGAVNGRYVVYLHGGAYLAGDPQGYRGLVGHFARRLRAHALVPDYRLAPEAPFPAAVEDAVTAYRWLLEQGVEPENVVFAGDSAGGALAVSALVAARDQGLPMPAASIAFSPWANLEHTGATMFTLDGVDPSVGREGLRRAAGIVLGRAPANSPLASPVFADTRGLPPVLIQIGGHEVMLSDALRLAAKLAEDSVPTRLDVAPEAGHVWHLLVGHLPAADKAVSDAVAFAQEHLTAE; encoded by the coding sequence GTGGTCTCGATACATGTTTCTGATTTCTACAAGGAGTGGGCGACCCGCAGTGGTGATGTCATCGACGCGGCTGCGGGGGAGGGGCCTGGCTCCCTTGAGGATGTCCGGCTCGCTTACCGGAAGTTCTTCCAGGACAGCTTTCCCGCGCCGGACGGGGTGGCGTTCCACGCGGTGGACGCCGACGGCGTCGCCGCCGAGCGCGCGATCACGGCAGGTGCGGTCAACGGCCGTTATGTGGTCTACCTCCACGGTGGCGCGTACCTCGCGGGCGACCCGCAGGGGTACCGCGGGCTGGTAGGCCACTTCGCCCGGCGCCTGCGCGCGCATGCACTCGTGCCGGACTACCGGCTGGCGCCCGAGGCTCCCTTTCCGGCCGCGGTCGAGGACGCGGTGACGGCCTACCGCTGGTTGCTGGAGCAGGGCGTGGAGCCGGAGAACGTGGTGTTCGCCGGTGACTCGGCCGGTGGCGCGCTGGCGGTCAGCGCCCTGGTCGCGGCCCGCGACCAGGGTCTTCCGATGCCGGCGGCCTCGATCGCGTTCTCGCCCTGGGCCAACCTGGAACACACCGGGGCCACGATGTTCACCCTCGACGGCGTCGACCCGTCCGTCGGCCGGGAGGGGCTGCGCCGCGCCGCGGGAATCGTCCTGGGGCGGGCTCCGGCGAACAGTCCGCTGGCCTCGCCGGTTTTCGCCGACACCCGCGGTCTGCCTCCGGTACTGATCCAGATCGGGGGACACGAGGTGATGCTCAGCGACGCCCTCCGGCTCGCCGCCAAGCTGGCGGAGGACTCCGTGCCCACGCGCCTGGACGTCGCCCCGGAGGCAGGGCATGTGTGGCATCTCCTCGTCGGGCATCTCCCCGCTGCGGACAAGGCCGTCTCCGACGCCGTCGCCTTCGCGCAGGAGCATCTGACGGCGGAGTGA
- a CDS encoding ABC transporter substrate-binding protein, with amino-acid sequence MTPAPTTRRTGRPTSGQTTRQTTGRTPGRRRRALGLAALPLALLLSACGGATHADGVGGHTDGKGSLTLNVGDQKGGSEAILRAAGELADLPYKIKWSTFTSGPPLLEAVNAGAVDVGAVGNTPPVFAGAAHSKIKVIAGTHSRSDGEAILVKKGSPLTSPAQLKGKSIAVAQGSSAHLQLVSSLKRVGLSPKDVTLNYLQPADALAAFTRGKVDAWAIWDPYTAQALDQADARVLTTGQGLVNGLSFQVAAPAALDDTAKAAALKDYTARLRRAQDWVFRHPSAWAKAWATATGLPEKVALDAVRCTRATAVPVAVDKGAVASEQHIVDTFAQLKLIPRAFDFGELVDPRFNGGLPPSDTAPRSYGKAQ; translated from the coding sequence ATGACACCGGCACCGACGACCCGACGGACGGGAAGACCGACAAGCGGACAGACCACCAGACAGACGACCGGGCGGACACCGGGCCGCCGACGACGGGCCCTCGGCCTGGCCGCCCTCCCCCTCGCCCTGTTGCTGAGCGCCTGTGGGGGTGCCACGCACGCCGACGGGGTCGGCGGACACACCGACGGCAAGGGGTCGCTGACGCTCAACGTCGGTGACCAGAAGGGGGGTTCGGAGGCGATACTGCGGGCCGCGGGCGAGCTGGCCGACCTGCCCTACAAGATCAAGTGGTCGACGTTCACGTCAGGGCCACCACTGTTGGAGGCGGTCAACGCCGGGGCGGTGGACGTCGGGGCGGTCGGCAACACCCCGCCGGTCTTCGCGGGCGCGGCGCACTCGAAGATCAAGGTGATCGCCGGGACGCACAGCCGCTCGGACGGCGAGGCGATCCTGGTGAAGAAGGGTTCGCCGCTGACCTCCCCCGCACAGTTGAAGGGGAAGTCGATCGCGGTGGCGCAGGGCAGTTCCGCGCACCTCCAGTTGGTCTCGTCGCTGAAGCGGGTGGGGTTGTCCCCCAAGGACGTCACGCTCAACTACCTCCAACCGGCCGACGCGTTGGCCGCGTTCACCCGGGGGAAGGTCGATGCCTGGGCGATCTGGGACCCGTACACCGCGCAGGCGCTGGACCAGGCGGACGCGCGGGTCCTGACGACTGGTCAGGGCTTGGTGAACGGGTTGAGTTTCCAGGTCGCGGCGCCCGCCGCGCTGGACGACACGGCGAAGGCGGCGGCGCTGAAGGACTACACGGCGCGGCTGCGGCGGGCCCAGGACTGGGTGTTCAGGCACCCGTCGGCCTGGGCGAAGGCGTGGGCGACGGCGACCGGGCTGCCGGAGAAGGTGGCGCTGGACGCGGTCCGATGCACCCGGGCAACGGCGGTTCCGGTCGCCGTGGACAAGGGGGCGGTCGCCTCCGAGCAACACATCGTCGACACCTTCGCGCAGTTGAAGCTGATCCCGCGCGCCTTCGACTTCGGGGAGTTGGTCGATCCCCGCTTCAACGGCGGTCTGCCGCCTTCGGATACGGCGCCGCGTAGCTATGGAAAGGCCCAGTGA
- a CDS encoding ABC transporter permease has protein sequence MSGDGQVAVAGRVPVGVSGATGGAVELSRVVPVSARRCGVPRWVRRAVGPVGLVVLWQALSSGGALPADMLASPVDIARTAGGMVADGTLPSAMGVSLQRVVVGLVLGGVVGVALALVSGLSRLGEDLVDATVQMLRSIPWVGVIPLFIIWLGIGEAPKIALISVGVAFHLYLNVYAGIRGVDAQLVEAGTSLGLGRWGLIRHVVLPGALPGAMTGLRYSLATAWLALVFGEQVNADDGLGFLMNQAREFFRTDVIVVCLVVYAVLGLLADFLVRTLERLLLQWRPTFTGQ, from the coding sequence ATGAGCGGTGATGGGCAGGTCGCCGTGGCCGGGCGGGTTCCGGTCGGGGTGTCGGGGGCGACGGGCGGTGCCGTCGAGTTGTCCCGGGTGGTGCCGGTGTCCGCGCGGCGGTGTGGGGTGCCGCGGTGGGTGCGGCGGGCCGTGGGGCCGGTCGGACTGGTCGTGTTGTGGCAGGCGTTGAGCTCCGGCGGGGCGCTGCCGGCCGACATGTTGGCGTCGCCGGTGGACATCGCGCGGACAGCCGGCGGGATGGTCGCGGACGGGACGCTGCCGTCGGCGATGGGGGTGTCGCTCCAACGGGTCGTCGTGGGACTGGTGTTGGGCGGGGTCGTCGGGGTCGCGTTGGCGTTGGTGTCGGGGCTGTCGCGGCTGGGTGAGGACCTGGTCGACGCGACGGTGCAGATGCTGCGGTCGATCCCGTGGGTGGGGGTGATTCCGCTCTTCATCATCTGGCTGGGGATCGGGGAGGCCCCGAAGATCGCGTTGATCTCGGTCGGGGTGGCGTTCCACCTGTATCTGAACGTGTACGCCGGAATCCGGGGCGTGGATGCGCAGTTGGTGGAGGCCGGGACCTCGCTGGGGCTGGGTCGGTGGGGGCTGATCCGGCACGTGGTGCTGCCCGGGGCGCTGCCGGGCGCGATGACCGGGTTGCGGTACTCGTTGGCGACCGCCTGGCTGGCGCTGGTCTTCGGTGAGCAGGTCAACGCCGACGACGGGCTGGGCTTTCTGATGAACCAGGCACGTGAGTTCTTCCGCACCGACGTGATCGTGGTCTGTCTGGTGGTCTACGCGGTCCTCGGGCTGCTCGCCGATTTCCTCGTCCGCACCCTCGAAAGGTTGTTGTTGCAGTGGCGACCGACGTTCACGGGGCAGTGA